The Juglans microcarpa x Juglans regia isolate MS1-56 chromosome 8S, Jm3101_v1.0, whole genome shotgun sequence genome has a window encoding:
- the LOC121244452 gene encoding vacuolar-processing enzyme-like, translating into MNRIVVVLFFLGLYAYGSASAGRDLPGDHLRLPSEASRFFGRVGGAVDDKDDDSSGIRWAVLIAGSNGYWNYRHQADICHAYQLLRQGGLKDENIVVFMYDDIAFNEENPRPGVIINSPHGHDVYDGVPKDYTGENVTVDNFFAVLLGNRTALTGGSGKVVDSGPNDHIFVYYSDHGGPGVLGMPTSPYLYAEDLIEVLKKKHASGTYKSLVFYLEACESGSIFEGLLPEGLNIYATTAANAEESSWGTYCPGDYPSPPPEYGTCLGDLYSVAWMEDSDIHNMRTETLHQQYELVKRRTASENYAYGSHVMQYGDIDLSKNNLFVYIGTNPANDNYTYIDENFLRPSKKAINQRDADLVHFWDKYRKAPEGSPRKVEAQKRFVEAMSHRMHLDDSVKLIGKLLFGIEKGPKVLNNVRPAGQPLVDDWGCLKTLVRTFETHCGSLSQYGMKHMRAFANICNAGILKEQMADASAQACVSFPSGPWSSLHKGFSA; encoded by the exons ATGAATCGCATAGTCGTCGTCCTCTTCTTCCTTGGCCTCTACGCCTACGGTTCGGCCTCGGCGGGTAGGGACCTGCCTGGAGACCATCTCCGATTGCCCTCTGAAGCTTCGAGATTCTTCGGCAGAGTTGGTGGTGCCGTTGATGATAAAGACGACGACTCATCAGGGATCCGATGGGCGGTTCTGATTGCCGGCTCCAACGGTTACTGGAATTACAGGCATCAG GCTGATATTTGTCATGCCTATCAACTCCTGAGGCAAGGTGGTTTGAAAGATGAAAACATAGTTGTTTTCATGTATGATGACATTGCTTTCAATGAAGAGAACCCTAGGCCCGGAGTTATCATTAACAGCCCACATGGCCATGACGTGTACGACGGAGTGCCGAAG GATTATACTGGGGAAAATGTTACTGTTGACAACTTTTTTGCAGTTCTCCTTGGAAATAGAACTGCTCTTACAGGGGGCAGTGGGAAGGTTGTGGATAGTGGTCCCAATGatcatatttttgtatattatagTGATCATGGGGGTCCTGGTGTGCTTG GGATGCCTACCAGTCCTTACCTCTATGCTGAAGATCTGATAGAAGTCCTGAAGAAGAAGCATGCTTCAGGGACCTATAAAAGTTTG GTATTTTATCTTGAAGCTTGCGAGTCTGGTAGCATATTTGAGGGCCTCCTTCCTGAAGGTTTGAACATCTATGCAACTACAGCAGCAAATGCAGAAGAGAGCAGCTGGGGAACTTATTGCCCTGGAGATTATCCTAGTCCTCCACCTGAGTATGGAACCTGCTTGGGGGACTTGTATAGTGTTGCTTGGATGGAAGACAG TGACATTCACAATATGCGGACAGAAACCCTGCACCAGCAGTATGAACTG GTCAAAAGAAGGACTGCTAGTGAAAATTATGCTTACGGCTCTCATGTCATGCAATATGGTGACATAGATCTTAGCAAGAACAATCTCTTCGTGTATATCGGTACAAATCCTGCAAATGACAACTACACTTACATTGATGAAAACTTTTTGAGGCCATCTAAGAAGGCGATCAACCAGCGGGATGCCGATCTTGTCCATTTCTGGGATAAG TACCGCAAGGCTCCAGAAGGCTCTCCCAGGAAAGTTGAAGCTCAGAAGCGGTTTGTTGAAGCTATGTCACATAGGATGCATTTAGATGACAGCGTCAAACTTATCGGGAAGCTACTATTTGGAATTGAGAAAGGTCCAAAGGTTCTCAACAATGTTCGACCTGCTGGGCAACCTCTTGTTGATGACTGGGGCTGCCTTAAGACTCTG GTGCGGACTTTTGAGACACATTGCGGATCACTATCTCAGTACGGGATGAAACACATGCGGGCCTTTGCAAACATTTGTAATGCTGGGATTCTGAAGGAGCAGATGGCTGATGCATCAGCTCAGGCTTGTGTCTCCTTTCCTTCTGGGCCCTGGAGCTCTCTGCACAAGGGATTCAGTGCATGA
- the LOC121244829 gene encoding probable protein phosphatase 2C 72, with product MAVSKASLMALLAVTFAVLSLFGAAQAQTLEAPAPSPTSPAVSTSPSLAFAFLGSVVALAFGSGRRAWISTFIVNDQFPFDIAEAEKIRNCNGRVAALNHEPHIQRVWLPHDDTPGLAMPRAFGDFILKDHGIIAIPDIKYHRLTPNDQFIILATDESEQAAARVVAEAATTAWKKEVPYCKSR from the exons ATGGCGGTCTCCAAGGCTTCGCTCATGGCTCTCCTGGCTGTGACTTTCGCTGTGCTTTCTCTCTTCGGAGCTGCTCAAGCCCAAACCTTGGAAGCCCCGGCTCCGAGCCCCACCTCCCCTGCTGTCTCTACCTCCCCGTCCTTGGCCTTCGCTTTCCTCGGCTCCGTCGTGGCTCTTGCCTTCGGATCTGGGCGCAGGGCG TGGATTTCCACATTTATAGTGAATGACCAGTTTCCATTTGACATAGCTGAAGCAGAAAAAATAAGGAACTGCAATGGTCGGGTGGCTGCACTAAACCATGAACCGCATATTCAAAGGGTATGGCTGCCCCATGATGACACTCCGGGCCTTGCCATGCCACGAGCTTTCGGAGACTTCATACTCAAAGACCATGGCATCATTGCCATCCCGGATATCAAGTATCACCGCCTAACTCCCAACGACCAATTCATCATTCTTGCAACTGATGAG AGTGAACAAGCAGCAGCAAGAGTGGTGGCGGAGGCAGCTACCACTGCATGGAAAAAAGAAGTTCCCTACTGCAAAAGTAGATGA
- the LOC121244719 gene encoding glycosyltransferase BC10-like: protein MQSRAVPLEEGKEPSVINRTNQSKTSQLRLLRILVPFLALCVTFSVISIYTIRFFGINGVPTTVKSTFQPCYEEPRSLEQWIRPPLNLIHTMTDKELLWRASFVPRIKKYPFQRVPKIAFMFLTKGPLPLAPIWERFLKGHEEFFSIFVHSLPSFQADFLPSSVFYRRQIPSQVSEWGRMSMCDAERRLLANALLDISNEWFILLSESCIPLYNFSVIRHYLMKSQYSYMGAFDDPGKFGRGRYNESMAPEVNITQWRKGSQWFEVNRKLAVSIVEDTMFYPKFERFCRPACYVDEHYFPTMLTILAGNLLANRSITWVDWSRGGPHPATFGSSDITEQFFKRILEGHNCTYNDQSSSICFLFARKFAPSALEPLLQLSPNVLGF from the exons ATGCAATCGCGGGCTGTGCCGTTAGAGGAAGGCAAGGAACCTTCGGTTATAAACAGGACAAACCAATCTAAAACCTCGCAGCTAAGGCTGCTTCGAATACTTGTGCCGTTTCTGGCTCTGTGCGTTACCTTTTCTGTTATTAGTATATACACAATTCGGTTCTTCGGTATCAATGGCGTGCCGACAACGGTTAAGTCCACATTCCAGCCGTGCTATGAGGAACCGAGGAGTTTGGAGCAATGGATTAGACCGCCATTGAATTTAATTCATACTATGACTGATAAGGAACTATTGTGGAGGGCATCTTTCGTACCTCGGATAAAGAAGTATCCTTTCCAGAGAGTTCCCAAGATTGCATTCATGTTCTTGACTAAGGGGCCATTGCCACTGGCACCTATCTGGGAGAGGTTTTTGAAGGGGCATGAAGAGTTTTTCTCGATATTTGTTCACTCGCTGCCATCATTCCAGGCCGACTTCCTGCCTTCATCAGTTTTTTACAGGAGACAGATCCCTAGTCAG GTCTCTGAGTGGGGAAGGATGAGTATGTGTGATGCTGAGAGAAGACTCCTCGCCAATGCTTTGCTTGATATCTCTAATGAATGGTTCATTCTTCTTTCTGAATCCTGCATTCCTCTCTATAATTTCAGTGTCATCCGCCACTATCTAATGAAATCCCAGTATAGCTACATGGGTGCATTTGATGATCCCGGGAAATTTGGGAGAGGACGCTATAACGAGAGCATGGCACCTGAGGTAAATATTACTCAGTGGCGGAAAGGATCTCAATGGTTTGAAGTTAACCGGAAGCTTGCCGTCAGTATTGTGGAAGATACCATGTTTTACCCGAAATTCGAACGGTTTTGTAGACCGGCATGCTATGTGGACGAGCACTATTTCCCCACCATGCTAACCATTCTAGCAGGGAATCTCTTGGCAAATAGAAGCATTACTTGGGTGGATTGGTCGAGAGGTGGCCCTCACCCAGCTACTTTTGGGAGTTCAGACATCACAGAGCAGTTCTTCAAAAGAATTTTGGAAGGTCACAACTGCACTTACAATGATCAATCCTCTTCAATTTGTTTCTTATTTGCAAGAAAATTTGCTCCAAGTGCCTTGGAACCTCTATTACAATTATCACCAAATGTTTTGGGCTTCTGA
- the LOC121244830 gene encoding LOW QUALITY PROTEIN: protein EARLY FLOWERING 3-like (The sequence of the model RefSeq protein was modified relative to this genomic sequence to represent the inferred CDS: inserted 4 bases in 2 codons; deleted 1 base in 1 codon) — protein sequence MGFGIRAVGNGRPNFCYGRGGVLLNDKNRENERGRDDEKITELMFPRLHVNDIEKGGPKAPPRNKMALYEQLSIPSQREQPIMFKGNGLERNFHFPLHIPPSMPIHQGEKILTHRPEGSRSKFDYVPWPEFETRSQEVRCENEEVPNLRVPSHSVKSTTGMSTRENIEGLLKESNAAPDQEYQDCPITNINSSDDDACLQQETRFVEPVRDIDKGNVPRPRSITHSGGNDGSPCERDNGSEYCGDQTMSLQMGNVDKTDYVFEXSIVDPIPGFDISPDDVVGITGXKHFWKSRRAIVNQQGVFAVQVFELHRLIKVMWSLTLLKLISGSPHLLLEHGAFLGKPSLKGLPAKKLSSKYIVKPPSHIAKCKDDSEKPNHKIEHSAENAVGKSSVKNGSQPSSYEAYIGNSLPAPVATDDKMGSWCINQSPGHQWLIPIVSPSEGLVYKPYPRPGFMGTAYGGCGPFSQVPLTGNLMNLAYWFPGHPCHQGIGNPLGTPLVGHTYFPTHGMPVMHSTMSGSVVEQVNQSAGLGSHGQSQLSGAGANLNMQHQTSHKPNKKNGVISQVAKFQATKDRELQGSTASSRCERPRGVGTSFTSEGRDALPLFPIASVVPEAAPRPHEVDQSTRVIKVVPHNSRSTSKSAARIFQSIQVERKQYDSV from the exons ATGGGTTTTGGAATTAGAGCTGTAGGGAATGGAAGGCCGAACTTCTGTTATGGAAGGGGTGGGGTTTtgttgaatgataaaaatagagaaaatgaaagagggaGAGATGACGAGAAGATCACGGAACTCATGTTCCCAAGGCTTCATGTTAATGATATAGAGAAAGGAGGGCCAAAAGCACCTCCAAGGAATAAGATGGCTCTCTATGAACAACTAAGTATTCCATCTCAgcgg GAGCAACCAATTATGTTTAAGGGGAATGGCCTTGAAAGAAACTTTCACTTTCCACTTCACATACCTCCCTCAATGCCCATTCATCAGGGTGAGAAGATTCTTACTCACCGGCCTGAAGGATCAA GATCCAAATTTGATTACGTGCCCTGGCCTGAATTTGAGACAAGAAGTCAAGAAGTGAGATGTGAGAATGAAGAGGTACCAAACTTGAGGGTTCCAAGTCATTCTGTAAAATCCACAACAGGTATGTCGACCCGAGAAAATATTGAAGGGCTCCTGAAGGAATCCAATGCAGCTCCAGATCAAGAGTATCAAGATTgtcctataactaatattaacaGTTCAGATGATGATGCTTGTTTACAGCAAGAGACTAGATTTGTTGAGCCTGTAAGGGATATAGACAAGGGAAATGTTCCTCGCCCAAGAAGCATCACTCACTCGGGGGGAAATGATGGCAGTCCCTGTGAGCGTGATAATGGCAGTGAATATTGTGGAGACCAGACCATGTCACTACAAATGGGAAATGTAGACAAAACTGATTATGTTTTTGA ATCCATAGTGGATCCTATACCAGGATTTGATATCTCTCCGGATGATGTTGTAGGAATAACAGG CAAACATTTTTGGAAATCTAGAAGAGCGATTGTCAA TCAACAAGGAGTGTTTGCGGTGCAAGTATTTGAGTTGCATAGACTGATAAAGGTGATGTGGTCTTTGACCTTGTTAA AATTGATTTCTGGATCACCACATCTTCTGCTTGAACATGGTGCTTTTCTAGGAAAACCTTCATTGAAGGGTCTGCCTGCAAAGAAACTTTCATCCAAGTATATTGTAAAACCACCATCACACATTGCGAAGTGCAAAGATGATTCCGAGAAGCCAAACCATAAAATCGAACATTCTGCAGAAAATGCAGTTGGGAAGAGTTCTGTGAAAAATGGCAGTCAGCCTTCAAGTTATGAAGCTTATATTGGAAACTCACTGCCAGCTCCTGTGGCTACTGATGATAAAATGGGTTCTTGGTGTATTAATCAGTCACCTGGGCATCAGTGGTTGATTCCCATAGTCTCTCCTTCTGAAGGACTCGTATACAAG CCCTATCCTAGACCTGGGTTTATGGGAACTGCTTATGGAGGATGTGGACCTTTCAGCCAGGTTCCCTTGACAGGTAACTTAATGAATTTAGCTTATTGGTTTCCAGGTCATCCTTGTCATCAGGGGATTGGAAATCCTCTTGGTACTCCTCTAGTTGGTCATACCTACTTCCCTACACATGGCATGCCGGTCATGCATTCGACCATGTCAGGTTCAGTTGTTGAACAAGTTAACCAATCTGCTGGACTTGGCTCACATGGTCAAAGTCAGTTATCAGGAGCTGGAGCCAACTTAAACATGCAGCATCAGACCTCacataagccaaataaaaagaACGGAGTTATTTCACAAGTTGCTAAGTTTCAGGCTACTAAAGACAGGGAGTTGCAAGGAAGTACAGCTAGTAGTCGCTGTGAGAGACCTCGAGGTGTTGGGACAAGTTTCACTTCTGAGGGGAGAGATGCACTTCCACTTTTTCCTATTGCTTCAGTAGTCCCAGAGGCAGCTCCTCGGCCACATGAAGTTGACCAGTCGACACGAGTGATCAAAGTTGTGCCACATAATTCTAGATCTACATCTAAATCAGCAGCTCGGATTTTCCAATCCATTCAAGTAGAGAGAAAGCAGTACGACTCAGTTTAG